One genomic window of Peromyscus maniculatus bairdii isolate BWxNUB_F1_BW_parent chromosome 2, HU_Pman_BW_mat_3.1, whole genome shotgun sequence includes the following:
- the Prdm2 gene encoding PR domain zinc finger protein 2 isoform X4 codes for MWEVYYPNLGWMCIDATDPEKGNWLRYVNWACSGEEQNLFPLEINRAIYYKTLKPIAPGEELLVWYNGEDNPEIAAAIEEERASARSKRSSPKSRRGKKKSQENKNKGLRTQATQLKASEPDSTFANMRGSAEGPKEEDKRPLASAPEQPALLPEVISQDAVPQVAIPLPACEPQPEPDGKQEVTDCETNDLEEEEEEEEDEEEELEEEEELEEDGEEEADMLNESSVKEPEIRCEEKPEDLLEEPQSISNETSEDSPDMAPLLHNSRTREEANGDAFETFTFPCQHCERKFATKQGLERHMHIHMSTINHAFKCKYCGKAFGTQINRRRHERRHEAGLKRRPSVTLQPSEDLDDGKGENVTSKDESSPPQLGQDCLILNSEKASQEIKSSFVEENGEVKELHPCKYCKKVFGTHTNMRRHQRRVHERHLIPKGVRRKGGLLEEPQPPAEQAPPSQNVYVPSTEPEEEGEADDVYIMDISSNISENLNYYIDGKIQTNNSTSNCDVIEMESNSAHLYGIDCLLAPVTVEITQNIKSTQVSVTDDLPKESPSSTNCESKKRRTASPPVLPKIKAEADSDSTAPSCSLSLPLSISTTEVVSFHKEKGVYLSSKLKQLLQTQDKLTPPAGLSAAEIPKLGPVCVSTPASMLPVTSSRFKRRTSSPPSSPQHSPALRDFGKPSDGKAAWTDTVLTSKKPKLENRSDSPAWSLSGRDERETGSPPCFDEYKITKEWAANSTFSSVCNQQPLDLSSGVKQKSEGTGKTPVPWESVLDLSVHKKPCDTEGKEFKENHSAQPACGAAKKKKPTTCMLQKVLLNEYNGVSLPTETTPEVTRSPSPCKSLDTQPDPELGPDLSSSAPAVESPPEVVGPSSPSLQTTSLSSGQLPPLLTPTEPSSPPPCPPVLTVATPPPPLLPTVPLPTPSSDASPQQCPSPFSQATAQSPLPVLSPTVSPSPSPIPPVEPLMSAASPGPPTLSSSSSSSPSSFSSSSCSSTSPSPPPLSAVSSVLSSGDNLEASLPAITFKQEESESEGLKPKEEAPPAGGQSVVQETFSKNFVCNVCESPFLSIKDLTKHLSVHAEEWPFKCEFCVQLFKGKTDLSEHRFLLHGVGNIFVCSVCKKEFAFLCNLQQHQRDLHPDEVCTHHEFESGTLRPQNFTDPSKAHVEHIQSLPEEPLETSREEELNDSSEELYTTIKIMASGIKTKDPDVRLGLNQHYPSFKPPPFQYHHRNPMGIGVTATNFTTHNIPQTFTTAIRCTKCGKGVDNMPELHKHILACASASDKKRYTPKKNPVPLKQTVQPKNGVVVLDNSGKNAFRRMGQPKRLSFNVELSKMSPNKLKLSALKKKNQLVQKAILQKNRSAKQKTDLKDTSEVSSHICPYCDREFTYIGSLNKHAAFSCPKKPLSPSKRKVSHSSKKGGHASPASSDRNSSSNPRRRTADTEIKMQSTQAPLGKTRARSSGPAQASLPSSSFRSRQNVKFAASVKSKKASSSSLRNSSPIRMAKITHVEGKKSKAVAKSHCAQLSSKSSRNLHVRVQKSKAVVQSKTALASKKRTDRFIVKSRERSGGPITRSLQLAAAADLSESRREDSSARHELKDLSYSLRLASRCASSAAPYITRQCRKVKGAAAAQFQGPFFKE; via the exons GAAAGAAGAAATCccaagagaataaaaacaaaggccTCAGAACCCAGGCCACACAGCTGAAGGCAAGTGAGCCCGACTCCACCTTTGCAAACATGAGAGGCTCTGCAGAAG GTCCTAAGGAAGAGGACAAGAGGCCTTTGGCTTCCGCACCTGAGCAGCCAGCCCTTCTTCCTGAGGTGATCAGCCAGGATGCAGTTCCACAGGTGGCCATCCCTCTCCCTGCCTGCGAACCACAGCCAGAGCCAGATGGGAAACAAGAAGTCACAGACTGTGAGACCAATgatctggaggaagaggaagaagaggaggaggatgaagaggaggagttggaagaagaggaggagttggaagaagatggggaggaagaagcTGACATGCTGAATGAAAGCTCTGTGAAAGAGCCAGAAATACGATGTGAAGAAAAGCCAGAGGATTTATTAGAAGAACCACAGAGCATTTCAAATGAAACTTCTGAAGACTCTCCAGACATGGCCCCTCTTCTCCACAACTCTAGAACTAGAGAGGAGGCCAACGGTGATGCATTTGAAACATTTACGTTTCCATGTCAGCATTGTGAAAGAAAATTTGCAACCAAGCAAGGGCTTGAACGCCACATGCATATCCACATGTCTACAATCAATCATGCTTTCAAGTGCAAGTACTGTGGGAAAGCGTTTGGCACACAGATTAACAGAAGACGGCATGAACGTCGCCATGAAGCGGGGTTAAAGAGGAGACCCAGCGTGACACTACAGCCCTCAGAGGACCTAGATGATGGCAAGGGGGAAAATGTCACTTCTAAAGATGAGTCAAGTCCACCTCAACTTGGACAAGACTGTCTGATATTGAACTCAGAGAAAGCCTCCCAGGAAATAAAGTCATCTTTCGTGGAAGAGAACGGCGAAGTTAAAGAACTTCATCCCTGCAAATACTGCAAAAAGGTATTTGGAACTCACACCAATATGAGACGACATCAGCGCAGGGTTCATGAACGCCATCTGATTCCCAAAGGTGTCCGTCGAAAAGGAGGACTCCTGGAAGAGCCACAGCCACCAGCAGAGCAGGCCCCACCCTCCCAGAATGTCTATGTACCAAGCACAGagccagaggaggaaggggaagctgaTGATGTCTACATTATGGACATTTCAAGCAACATCTCTGAAAACCTAAATTACTATATTGATGGTAAGATTCAGACCAACAACAGCACTAGTAATTGTGATGTGATTGAGATGGAGTCTAATTCTGCACACTTATATGGCATAGATTGTCTGCTTGCCCCAGTAACAGTGGAAATTACTCAAAATATAAAGAGCACCCAGGTCTCTGTAACAGATGATCTTCCCAAAGAGTCTCCCAGTAGCACAAATTGTGAGTCCAAGAAACGGAGAACTGCCAGTCCACCTGTACTCCCCAAAATTAAAGCTGAAGCAGATTCTGACTCCACAGCGCCCTCGTGTTCCTTAAGTTTGCCTCTGAGCATATCCACAACAGAGGTAGTGTCTTTCCATAAAGAGAAGGGTGTCTATTTATCTTCAAAGCTCAAGCAGCTTCTTCAGACCCAGGACAAACTGACTCCTCCTGCAGGACTTTCAGCGGCTGAGATTCCCAAGTTAGGTCCCGTGTGTGTATCCACTCCAGCATCTATGTTACCAGTGACCTCTAGTAGGTTTAAGAGGCGCACCAGCTCTCCACCCAGTTCTCCACAGCACAGCCCTGCCCTTCGAGACTTTGGGAAACCAAGTGATGGGAAAGCAGCGTGGACAGATACAGTTCTGACTTCCAAGAAACCCAAATTAGAAAATCGTAGTGACTCACCAGCATGGAGTTTGTctgggagagatgagagagaaactGGAAGCCCTCCTTGCTTTGATgaatacaaaataacaaaagagtGGGCAGCCAATTCTACTTTCAGCAGTGTGTGCAACCAACAGCCATTGGATTTATCCAGCGGGGTCAAACAGAAGTCCGAGGGCACAGGCAAGACTCCAGTCCCATGGGAATCTGTATTGGATCTCAGTGTGCATAAAAAGCCTTGTGATACTGAAGGCAAGGAATTCAAAGAGAACCATTCAGCACAGCCAGCCTGTGGTGCTGCAAAGAAGAAGAAACCAACCACCTGCATGCTACAAAAGGTTCTTCTCAATGAGTATAATGGTGTTAGCTTACCTACAGAAACCACCCCAGAGGTGACCAGAAGCCCAAGTCCTTGTAAATCTCTAGATACACAGCCAGATCCTGAACTTGGGCCTGACTTGAGTTCCTCAGCCCCTGCTGTCGAGTCCCCACCAGAAGTAGTTGGTCCTTCATCACCCTCTCTACAGACAACCTCCTTGTCTTCGGGTCAGCTGCCTCCTCTCTTGACCCCCACAGagccttcttcccctcccccgtGCCCTCCTGTGTTGACGGTTGCCACTCCGCcacctcccctccttcccactgtccctctccccactccctcttcAGATGCGTCTCCTCAGCAGTGCCCCTCTCCATTCTCACAGGCCACTGCCCAGTCCCCTCTCCCGGTTCTCTCCCCCACAGTGTCCCCTTcaccctcccccattcctcctgtGGAGCCACTCATGTCTGCTGCGTCCCCTGGACCTCCGacactttcttcctcctcctcctcctctccttcttccttctcctcctcttcatgCTCCTCCACatctccctcacctcctcctctctcagcagTGTCCTCTGTGCTTTCCTCTGGTGACAACCTGGAAGCATCGCTCCCTGCAATAACTTTCAAACAGGAGGAGTCAGAGAGTGAAGGTCTGAAACCCAAGGAAGAGGCCCCACCTGCAGGTGGACAGAGTGTTGTCCAAGAAACATTCAGCAAAAACTTTGTTTGCAATGTCTGTGAATCACCTTTTCTTTCCATTAAGGACCTAACCAAACATTTATCTGTTCATGCTGAAGAATGGCCCTTCAAATGTGAGTTTTGTGTGCAGCTTTTTAAGGGTAAGACTGACCTGTCAGAGCATCGATTTCTGCTTCACGGAGTTGGGAATATCTTTGTGTGTTCGGTGTGTAAGAAAGAGTTTGCCTTCTTGTGCAATTTACAGCAGCACCAGCGAGATCTCCACCCAGATGAGGTGTGCACACATCACGAGTTTGAAAGTGGGACCCTGAGGCCCCAGAACTTCACAGACCCCAGCAAGGCCCATGTGGAGCATATTCAGAGTTTGCCAGAAGAGCCTTTGGAAACTTCTAGAGAGGAGGAGTTAAATGATTCCTCTGAAGAGCTTTACACGACCATCAAAATAATGGCTTCTGGAATAAAGACGAAAGATCCAGATGTCCGACTTGGTCTCAATCAGCACTACCCGAGCTTTAAACCACCTCCATTTCAATACCACCATCGAAACCCCATGGGTATTGGCGTAACGGCCACAAACTTCACTACCCACAATATTCCACAGACTTTCACGACTGCCATTCGCTGCACAAAGTGTGGAAAGGGTGTTGATAATATGcctgagctgcataaacatatcTTGGCATGTGCATCTGCAAGTGACAAGAAGAGGTACACCCCTAAGAAAAACCCAGTGCCCCTGAAACAAACTGTGCAACCCAAAAATGGAGTGGTGGTTTTAGACAACTCTGGGAAAAACGCCTTCAGACGGATGGGGCAGCCCAAGAGACTGAGCTTCAATGTTGAACTCAGCAAAATGTCTCCCAATAAGCTCAAGCTAAGtgcactgaagaagaaaaatcagcTGGTCCAGAAAGCGATCCTTCAGAAGAACAGATCTGCAAAGCAGAAGACAGACCTGAAGGACACTTCTGAGGTATCTTCACACATTTGCCCTTACTGTGACAGGGAGTTCACATACATCGGCAGCCTGAATAAGCACGCCGCTTTCAGCTGTCCTAAAAaacccctttctccttccaaaaGAAAAGTTTCCCATTCATCTAAGAAAGGTGGCCACGCATCACCAGCCAGCAGtgacagaaacagcagcagcaatcccCGGAGACGGACCGCGGACACGGAGATTAAGATGCAGAGCACGCAGGCGCCCTTGGGCAAGACCAGAGCTCGGAGCTCAGGCCCTGCCCAAGCCTCACTGCCCTCCTCATCCTTCAGATCCAGACAGAATGTCAAGTTTGCAGCTTCAGTCAAATCCAAAAAAGCAAGCTCTTCATCCTTGAGGAACTCCAGTCCTATAAGAATGGCCAAAATTACTCATGTTGAGGGCAAAAAGTCCAAGGCTGTTGCCAAGAGTCATTGTGCTCAGCTCTCAAGCAAATCGTCCCGAAATCTGCATGTGAGAGTGCAGAAGAGCAAAGCTGTTGTACAGAGCAAGACTGCTCTGGCCAGTAAGAAAAGAACAGACCGCTTCATAGTGAAGTCTAGAGAGCGGAGTGGGGGCCCCATCACCAGAAGCCTTCAGCTGGCAGCTGCTGCAGACCTGAGTGAAAGCAGGAGAGAGGACAGCAGTGCCAGGCATGAGCTGAAGGACTTGAG CTACAGTCTCCGCCTGGCGTCCCGATGCGCCTCCTCAGCAGCCCCTTACATCACCAGACAATGCAGAAAGGTCAAGGGCGCAGCAGCAGCTCAGTTCCAGGGACCCTTCTTCAAAGAGTAG
- the Prdm2 gene encoding PR domain zinc finger protein 2 isoform X1 — protein sequence MHQNTESVTATETLAGVPEHVLRGLPEEVRLLPSAVDKTRIGVWATKPILKGKKFGPFVGDKKKRSQVRNNVYMWEVYYPNLGWMCIDATDPEKGNWLRYVNWACSGEEQNLFPLEINRAIYYKTLKPIAPGEELLVWYNGEDNPEIAAAIEEERASARSKRSSPKSRRGKKKSQENKNKGLRTQATQLKASEPDSTFANMRGSAEGPKEEDKRPLASAPEQPALLPEVISQDAVPQVAIPLPACEPQPEPDGKQEVTDCETNDLEEEEEEEEDEEEELEEEEELEEDGEEEADMLNESSVKEPEIRCEEKPEDLLEEPQSISNETSEDSPDMAPLLHNSRTREEANGDAFETFTFPCQHCERKFATKQGLERHMHIHMSTINHAFKCKYCGKAFGTQINRRRHERRHEAGLKRRPSVTLQPSEDLDDGKGENVTSKDESSPPQLGQDCLILNSEKASQEIKSSFVEENGEVKELHPCKYCKKVFGTHTNMRRHQRRVHERHLIPKGVRRKGGLLEEPQPPAEQAPPSQNVYVPSTEPEEEGEADDVYIMDISSNISENLNYYIDGKIQTNNSTSNCDVIEMESNSAHLYGIDCLLAPVTVEITQNIKSTQVSVTDDLPKESPSSTNCESKKRRTASPPVLPKIKAEADSDSTAPSCSLSLPLSISTTEVVSFHKEKGVYLSSKLKQLLQTQDKLTPPAGLSAAEIPKLGPVCVSTPASMLPVTSSRFKRRTSSPPSSPQHSPALRDFGKPSDGKAAWTDTVLTSKKPKLENRSDSPAWSLSGRDERETGSPPCFDEYKITKEWAANSTFSSVCNQQPLDLSSGVKQKSEGTGKTPVPWESVLDLSVHKKPCDTEGKEFKENHSAQPACGAAKKKKPTTCMLQKVLLNEYNGVSLPTETTPEVTRSPSPCKSLDTQPDPELGPDLSSSAPAVESPPEVVGPSSPSLQTTSLSSGQLPPLLTPTEPSSPPPCPPVLTVATPPPPLLPTVPLPTPSSDASPQQCPSPFSQATAQSPLPVLSPTVSPSPSPIPPVEPLMSAASPGPPTLSSSSSSSPSSFSSSSCSSTSPSPPPLSAVSSVLSSGDNLEASLPAITFKQEESESEGLKPKEEAPPAGGQSVVQETFSKNFVCNVCESPFLSIKDLTKHLSVHAEEWPFKCEFCVQLFKGKTDLSEHRFLLHGVGNIFVCSVCKKEFAFLCNLQQHQRDLHPDEVCTHHEFESGTLRPQNFTDPSKAHVEHIQSLPEEPLETSREEELNDSSEELYTTIKIMASGIKTKDPDVRLGLNQHYPSFKPPPFQYHHRNPMGIGVTATNFTTHNIPQTFTTAIRCTKCGKGVDNMPELHKHILACASASDKKRYTPKKNPVPLKQTVQPKNGVVVLDNSGKNAFRRMGQPKRLSFNVELSKMSPNKLKLSALKKKNQLVQKAILQKNRSAKQKTDLKDTSEVSSHICPYCDREFTYIGSLNKHAAFSCPKKPLSPSKRKVSHSSKKGGHASPASSDRNSSSNPRRRTADTEIKMQSTQAPLGKTRARSSGPAQASLPSSSFRSRQNVKFAASVKSKKASSSSLRNSSPIRMAKITHVEGKKSKAVAKSHCAQLSSKSSRNLHVRVQKSKAVVQSKTALASKKRTDRFIVKSRERSGGPITRSLQLAAAADLSESRREDSSARHELKDLSYSLRLASRCASSAAPYITRQCRKVKGAAAAQFQGPFFKE from the exons GAAAGAAGAAATCccaagagaataaaaacaaaggccTCAGAACCCAGGCCACACAGCTGAAGGCAAGTGAGCCCGACTCCACCTTTGCAAACATGAGAGGCTCTGCAGAAG GTCCTAAGGAAGAGGACAAGAGGCCTTTGGCTTCCGCACCTGAGCAGCCAGCCCTTCTTCCTGAGGTGATCAGCCAGGATGCAGTTCCACAGGTGGCCATCCCTCTCCCTGCCTGCGAACCACAGCCAGAGCCAGATGGGAAACAAGAAGTCACAGACTGTGAGACCAATgatctggaggaagaggaagaagaggaggaggatgaagaggaggagttggaagaagaggaggagttggaagaagatggggaggaagaagcTGACATGCTGAATGAAAGCTCTGTGAAAGAGCCAGAAATACGATGTGAAGAAAAGCCAGAGGATTTATTAGAAGAACCACAGAGCATTTCAAATGAAACTTCTGAAGACTCTCCAGACATGGCCCCTCTTCTCCACAACTCTAGAACTAGAGAGGAGGCCAACGGTGATGCATTTGAAACATTTACGTTTCCATGTCAGCATTGTGAAAGAAAATTTGCAACCAAGCAAGGGCTTGAACGCCACATGCATATCCACATGTCTACAATCAATCATGCTTTCAAGTGCAAGTACTGTGGGAAAGCGTTTGGCACACAGATTAACAGAAGACGGCATGAACGTCGCCATGAAGCGGGGTTAAAGAGGAGACCCAGCGTGACACTACAGCCCTCAGAGGACCTAGATGATGGCAAGGGGGAAAATGTCACTTCTAAAGATGAGTCAAGTCCACCTCAACTTGGACAAGACTGTCTGATATTGAACTCAGAGAAAGCCTCCCAGGAAATAAAGTCATCTTTCGTGGAAGAGAACGGCGAAGTTAAAGAACTTCATCCCTGCAAATACTGCAAAAAGGTATTTGGAACTCACACCAATATGAGACGACATCAGCGCAGGGTTCATGAACGCCATCTGATTCCCAAAGGTGTCCGTCGAAAAGGAGGACTCCTGGAAGAGCCACAGCCACCAGCAGAGCAGGCCCCACCCTCCCAGAATGTCTATGTACCAAGCACAGagccagaggaggaaggggaagctgaTGATGTCTACATTATGGACATTTCAAGCAACATCTCTGAAAACCTAAATTACTATATTGATGGTAAGATTCAGACCAACAACAGCACTAGTAATTGTGATGTGATTGAGATGGAGTCTAATTCTGCACACTTATATGGCATAGATTGTCTGCTTGCCCCAGTAACAGTGGAAATTACTCAAAATATAAAGAGCACCCAGGTCTCTGTAACAGATGATCTTCCCAAAGAGTCTCCCAGTAGCACAAATTGTGAGTCCAAGAAACGGAGAACTGCCAGTCCACCTGTACTCCCCAAAATTAAAGCTGAAGCAGATTCTGACTCCACAGCGCCCTCGTGTTCCTTAAGTTTGCCTCTGAGCATATCCACAACAGAGGTAGTGTCTTTCCATAAAGAGAAGGGTGTCTATTTATCTTCAAAGCTCAAGCAGCTTCTTCAGACCCAGGACAAACTGACTCCTCCTGCAGGACTTTCAGCGGCTGAGATTCCCAAGTTAGGTCCCGTGTGTGTATCCACTCCAGCATCTATGTTACCAGTGACCTCTAGTAGGTTTAAGAGGCGCACCAGCTCTCCACCCAGTTCTCCACAGCACAGCCCTGCCCTTCGAGACTTTGGGAAACCAAGTGATGGGAAAGCAGCGTGGACAGATACAGTTCTGACTTCCAAGAAACCCAAATTAGAAAATCGTAGTGACTCACCAGCATGGAGTTTGTctgggagagatgagagagaaactGGAAGCCCTCCTTGCTTTGATgaatacaaaataacaaaagagtGGGCAGCCAATTCTACTTTCAGCAGTGTGTGCAACCAACAGCCATTGGATTTATCCAGCGGGGTCAAACAGAAGTCCGAGGGCACAGGCAAGACTCCAGTCCCATGGGAATCTGTATTGGATCTCAGTGTGCATAAAAAGCCTTGTGATACTGAAGGCAAGGAATTCAAAGAGAACCATTCAGCACAGCCAGCCTGTGGTGCTGCAAAGAAGAAGAAACCAACCACCTGCATGCTACAAAAGGTTCTTCTCAATGAGTATAATGGTGTTAGCTTACCTACAGAAACCACCCCAGAGGTGACCAGAAGCCCAAGTCCTTGTAAATCTCTAGATACACAGCCAGATCCTGAACTTGGGCCTGACTTGAGTTCCTCAGCCCCTGCTGTCGAGTCCCCACCAGAAGTAGTTGGTCCTTCATCACCCTCTCTACAGACAACCTCCTTGTCTTCGGGTCAGCTGCCTCCTCTCTTGACCCCCACAGagccttcttcccctcccccgtGCCCTCCTGTGTTGACGGTTGCCACTCCGCcacctcccctccttcccactgtccctctccccactccctcttcAGATGCGTCTCCTCAGCAGTGCCCCTCTCCATTCTCACAGGCCACTGCCCAGTCCCCTCTCCCGGTTCTCTCCCCCACAGTGTCCCCTTcaccctcccccattcctcctgtGGAGCCACTCATGTCTGCTGCGTCCCCTGGACCTCCGacactttcttcctcctcctcctcctctccttcttccttctcctcctcttcatgCTCCTCCACatctccctcacctcctcctctctcagcagTGTCCTCTGTGCTTTCCTCTGGTGACAACCTGGAAGCATCGCTCCCTGCAATAACTTTCAAACAGGAGGAGTCAGAGAGTGAAGGTCTGAAACCCAAGGAAGAGGCCCCACCTGCAGGTGGACAGAGTGTTGTCCAAGAAACATTCAGCAAAAACTTTGTTTGCAATGTCTGTGAATCACCTTTTCTTTCCATTAAGGACCTAACCAAACATTTATCTGTTCATGCTGAAGAATGGCCCTTCAAATGTGAGTTTTGTGTGCAGCTTTTTAAGGGTAAGACTGACCTGTCAGAGCATCGATTTCTGCTTCACGGAGTTGGGAATATCTTTGTGTGTTCGGTGTGTAAGAAAGAGTTTGCCTTCTTGTGCAATTTACAGCAGCACCAGCGAGATCTCCACCCAGATGAGGTGTGCACACATCACGAGTTTGAAAGTGGGACCCTGAGGCCCCAGAACTTCACAGACCCCAGCAAGGCCCATGTGGAGCATATTCAGAGTTTGCCAGAAGAGCCTTTGGAAACTTCTAGAGAGGAGGAGTTAAATGATTCCTCTGAAGAGCTTTACACGACCATCAAAATAATGGCTTCTGGAATAAAGACGAAAGATCCAGATGTCCGACTTGGTCTCAATCAGCACTACCCGAGCTTTAAACCACCTCCATTTCAATACCACCATCGAAACCCCATGGGTATTGGCGTAACGGCCACAAACTTCACTACCCACAATATTCCACAGACTTTCACGACTGCCATTCGCTGCACAAAGTGTGGAAAGGGTGTTGATAATATGcctgagctgcataaacatatcTTGGCATGTGCATCTGCAAGTGACAAGAAGAGGTACACCCCTAAGAAAAACCCAGTGCCCCTGAAACAAACTGTGCAACCCAAAAATGGAGTGGTGGTTTTAGACAACTCTGGGAAAAACGCCTTCAGACGGATGGGGCAGCCCAAGAGACTGAGCTTCAATGTTGAACTCAGCAAAATGTCTCCCAATAAGCTCAAGCTAAGtgcactgaagaagaaaaatcagcTGGTCCAGAAAGCGATCCTTCAGAAGAACAGATCTGCAAAGCAGAAGACAGACCTGAAGGACACTTCTGAGGTATCTTCACACATTTGCCCTTACTGTGACAGGGAGTTCACATACATCGGCAGCCTGAATAAGCACGCCGCTTTCAGCTGTCCTAAAAaacccctttctccttccaaaaGAAAAGTTTCCCATTCATCTAAGAAAGGTGGCCACGCATCACCAGCCAGCAGtgacagaaacagcagcagcaatcccCGGAGACGGACCGCGGACACGGAGATTAAGATGCAGAGCACGCAGGCGCCCTTGGGCAAGACCAGAGCTCGGAGCTCAGGCCCTGCCCAAGCCTCACTGCCCTCCTCATCCTTCAGATCCAGACAGAATGTCAAGTTTGCAGCTTCAGTCAAATCCAAAAAAGCAAGCTCTTCATCCTTGAGGAACTCCAGTCCTATAAGAATGGCCAAAATTACTCATGTTGAGGGCAAAAAGTCCAAGGCTGTTGCCAAGAGTCATTGTGCTCAGCTCTCAAGCAAATCGTCCCGAAATCTGCATGTGAGAGTGCAGAAGAGCAAAGCTGTTGTACAGAGCAAGACTGCTCTGGCCAGTAAGAAAAGAACAGACCGCTTCATAGTGAAGTCTAGAGAGCGGAGTGGGGGCCCCATCACCAGAAGCCTTCAGCTGGCAGCTGCTGCAGACCTGAGTGAAAGCAGGAGAGAGGACAGCAGTGCCAGGCATGAGCTGAAGGACTTGAG CTACAGTCTCCGCCTGGCGTCCCGATGCGCCTCCTCAGCAGCCCCTTACATCACCAGACAATGCAGAAAGGTCAAGGGCGCAGCAGCAGCTCAGTTCCAGGGACCCTTCTTCAAAGAGTAG